Genomic DNA from Gimesia aquarii:
ATTTTGAGGCACAGAGAAATCCTTTATGGCTGTATTGAGAGAGCATCGTCAACGAATCTGAATTATTGATCATTTGCAGAGTTTGAGCAAGGGACGATAAAGTGTGCTGCTGCAGGAATCACTTGAATCTCTGCTGGTGTAAAGCCGGAAGCATCACCGTCGGTTTGAACGGGAACCGGCTGAGCAGACTGGATCCGAATGTAAGATGTCTGTAATTTTTGAATGCCCTTTGAGTCAAGATGAGTACCACGGATAATGCGATACACGTATTTGAGCATATTCCAGACCCCTTTTTCCTGTAAGAGAATCACGTCGAGCAGGCCATCATGATCGTTGGCGGCAGGTGCGAAATTCAAATTCAATCCATAAGCGGGAATGTTCACCACAATCGCATGATAGGCGGTCGTTTCGTACTCACCCGCATTGTCTCGCGTTGTGATCTGGAGTTCTTCAAAGGGAAAGGACCAGAGCATTTTCAAAATGGGTTTCAGATAGCTGAGATGGGAGATATTTCCTTTTCGGGACCGAGCCAGTTCCAAAGCAACGGCAGCATCGAAGCCGATGCTTGCCATCAAGACAAATTTTCGGTCATTGAGTTGGCAGAGATCAATATTCCGTGTGGTACCCTGACTAATTATGTCTGCAACAAACTGGCCGGATTTGGGGATGCCAAGATAACGGGCGAGCAAATTTTCTGTTCCTAGAGGAAGAATGGTGATTTTTTGATGGGGATAGCGATTAATTACATCTTGAACGGTCCCATCTCCACCTGCAGCCACAACACACAGCGGCTGCTCGTCTACTGCCAGTTGATTTAGAATGTCCTGCATACGGTCGCGATTGGAAAAAAGCCGGGGTCGTATTCCTTTCAGTTTGAGATGCTGGATCAATTCCAGTAGCAATGAGGCTCGATTTCCCGTACCAGATATTGGGTTTCTTTGTATGGCGACCCAAGGTGTAGGCATTTTTTTGTATTCTTCTGCGTCAATGAGTGATTGCGTTCAGTGAATTGGCTACTTGTCAGCCAGTCAATTAAGCCTATAAACTTGAGGAAAAGTATTCATTCTGGTTCAGAATTGTGAAAAAATGTAAGATTCCTGTTGTTGGATCTTAATTTTGACTCTCAGAAAGCCGATTTCATAGTTACGATGTGCTTGTAGTTTTCACTCGTCTCTGTTTTTAGCCAAAAAGCATAAAACCCGAACGAGTATTCTAGCATTTACACCTTAAAAGACGTAATAAAAGAATACTACTTAGTTCCAGTTTGATTTTTTTACTCGTTAACTGAAACAACGGGGGCTTCGTTTTGGATATTTTTTTAAGTCTAGCATTGTATTTCTTAGTGGACAAAGGCTGATTTTGCAGTGACCAATCCGCAAAAAATTCTCTTCTGTGGGCCTACTGACGACCAGACATCTGCGTTAAGAGAGAAATTCTCATCAAATGACTATCTGGTGGTGACCCCGGAAAATCTAGCGGAAGGTATTCAAGAGTTCGATCAGGGGAATGTTTCTGCTCTGGTGGTTCCTGCCACTCCTGGAACATTGCCGCTTGCTCTAATTCAATCGGGTAACCTGCTTGAATTTTTACCGCATGCTGTTGCAATACTCGATGCAGACTTGAGGATTCTTTGGGCCAATCATCAATTGGGTGAGTTGTGTGATCAGCAGTCTCCACTCATTGGGCGTCCCTTTTATGATGCGTTTGGTGCTCCTGAAATATTAGGCCCCGACTTCAGTCCCTTTCACACCGCATTTTCGACAAGATCTGTCGCCAAGAGTGGCTTACGAGTTGGCGATAAAAGCTATTATGACGTGGAAGTGATGCCCGTGCTGAGCGATGTGGAAGGTGGACAGGAGCCTTCGTATCTGGTGGCCAGCATCCGAGATATCTCCGAAGAAGTCCTGCAACGGCAAAAATTGAATGCCATTTATCAGGCAGGTTTGGAACTGGGGGATCTTTCTCCTGAAGAAATCTTCGAGATGACTACCGAAGATCGTGTCGAATTGTTAAAAGCCAAAATTTTGCACTATACACAGGATCTGCTGGAATTTGAAACTGTTGAAATCCGCATTCTGGACAAAGCCACGAATCGCCTGGATGTGTTATTAGCAGTGGGTATGGAACAAGTGGCAGCAGATCGGACACTACATGCCGAGCCTGAAGGCAACGGTGTAACCGGTTTTGTCGCAGCCACTGGAAAGAGTTACCTGTGTGAGGACACGGCACATGACCCGCTCTATATGACAGGAGCTCCTGACGCGCGTAGTTCATTAACGGTTCCTTTAAACCTGCATGATGAAGTGTTAGGCACCTTCAATGTAGAAAGTCCACATGCAGGTGCCTTCGATGAAAATGATTTGCATTTTCTGGAACTGTTCAGTCGCGAAGTGGCGATTGCTTTGAATACGCTCGAGCTGTTGGTGGTCGAAAAATTAACAACGGCCTCTACCAGCACCGAATTAATTATGCGTGGTGTCGTGGATCCCGTTGATGAAATCCTTAACGATACTGCCTGGATTCTGGAGCGTTACATTGGTCATGAGCCTAATGTATGTGAGCGATTGCAACGTATCCTCAAAGATACGCGTCACATCAAACAACTGATTCAACAGGTGGGAGAAGAAATGGCTCCCCAGACACCCCATCATCATAATGTGCCTACGATGAGACAGGTGAATCCCAAGTTACTTAATAAGCGGATTCTGGTTGTTGACAGTGATGCTTCTGTCAGACGCGCCGCACACGAACTGTTGGGACGACTGGGGTGTGAGGTGGAAACGGCTCACGATGGCGAAGAAGCATTTTTGATGGTACGCAGCTTTCATTACGATGTGGTCATCGCAGACATTCGCCTGCCGGACATGAATGGATATGAGTGCTTCTCTCAAATACGCGATATCCATGAACACTTGCCAGTGATTCTGATGACCGGTTTTGGATACGACCCGACGCATTCGATTGTCAAAGCACGTCAACTTGGTCTGAAATGCGTGCTCTATAAACCGTTTCGTCTCGATCAGCTGGTTTCCGGTGTCGAAAAAGCAGTCAGCATTTCCGAAGACATGACTCCGGAAACTTCGAACTGACTTCAACCACTCCTGTCTGTTCTCTTCCCCGCTGGTTCTTAGAACGTTTCAGAAGAGTTTGTTGAGTCGATGATGTGTTTCATTTTGCTTTCTTGTTCTTCAACCGTTGATCCAGTTCCAGAACTTTACCGATGATGCGTTCTTCAACGTCTGGTTTATAGGGACGGCTGGCTTCGTAGCCTCCTTCAAGAAGGACGCGCTTACTGGGAATGTAACCCGAATAAACATTTGAATAACCGGCGACCCAGATGGCTGGCCCTTCAGGTTCAAACAATTCCTGCTTGATGCGGAGTGAATAATCAACGACGACTTCAGTACCCAAGGCAACAATCGTCAGATCATTGCCAAACTGAATCACCTGGACTGGATAATCCCAGGGTTCCCGTTTTTTTTCCGGCAGGTATTCCAGTCGCACGGTTTCATAAGTAGCTTTGAGAGGTCCATGCAGGGGATGTTGATGCCGCAGGGCACGCTGATTGACTTCCAGGGCCGCTTCGACTGCTGTGGCCAGGGAACGTCCATGTTTGTGAGCATAATGTAATTCGCTACGTGGATAAGGATTTTGATCTCCGCCACATCCCATCATGAATAAAGCAGTGACACCAGGATGATCTTTTTCGAAATACTCCTGTGCAAATCCCGCATAATCACCCAGCCACTTGCGAAAACCCATCGTCGTATTGTGGCAGGCATAACCAAACATGACTGCTTTCAACTCCCCTTTCGGGTCGTCCACGCGTAAGACTGGCACCTGATGATCTACCAACCCATTTGGATTGGGGTGATTACGATAACCAGTGGCACTCGGAGTGCGACGATTCATGGCGACCGAGCAGCGTGCAGTCGACCAGCTCAGTTTCGCAGGCTGCAAACCCTCAAGTGCTTGACCAATGGTCTTAACCAGAGTTTGCGCTAAAGTATCATAATAAGCTTTCGCATCATCGCGACCGTAAGCGGGGCCACAATGAGTATGCGAGGCATTCATCAAAAGTGCCTGCGGAGGCAGGTTAAATTTTTCCTGAACCTGCTTTGTCACATCAGCCCGCAATTGATCAATCACACCGATTAGATCGAGAGTTAAAAAGACAACTCGGTTACCGCCTTGGTCTTCAACAGCTAACGCTTTAGCAAACAGATCCTGCTCAGTTCCTTCAGCAGGTTCTTTGCGACCCGCATACCCGGCCATTCGTAGCGGCTTTTCTGGAGTAATCCTGGCGGAGGCCACACCAGCTTTCCATTCCATACTCTCCGATTGAGCAGATTCTGCGGCGAAGAGGGACAAGTTAGAACTGGAAACAAACAAGAGGCAAAACAAGAATCGATACATGCTGAATGACTTTCCTGTTACAGGCGAGTGTGTTTGCGATGAGAACGGAGCCAATCGCGGTGTGATTTCATACTTTCATCGTACTCGGTTGAAACAGAGTGAGCAACGATTCGTTATTTATTTTACGATGAATGCTGGTTTTATGCTCACGAGTCTGTTTAGCGTAGCGCCTTTTGGCCTTTTCTCGAAAAGTCGATCGATTCTGCCAGGATACGGGCCGCTTCCTGTCCCGCGTGGAAGCCGGAGGAATTCTCAGCTTCAACATAGTCAACGTAAAACGTTGCTTTTCGCTGCCATTGCTGGGCCTCTTTGATCTTGTCTTCGGAAACGCCATTTTTCTTAGCTTTGTTGATGTCATCAATCAAATCCATGAGTGCATCGAGAGCCACTTCGACCAGTTTACGATGGCGTGTCTGAATATTTTCCGTGCGCGCGATCAGTTCCTGATCACTGGTTTTATGACAGGTTCCACAAGAAGCATTGACATTAAGTAACGGGCTACGGATATGATGGTCGCTGATTTTCATTGCTCCCACACGCTTATACGCCATGTGACAATCCGCGCAAGAGACCCCGGCGCGGGCGTGAATGCCCTGTGACCAGAGTTCAAATTCCGGATGCTGTGCTTTGAGCATCGGCGCGCCGGTCTCGGCGTGGACCCAGTCCTTGAATTCTTCTTTCTCGAAATGCTCATAAGCGGCATCAACAGTCAGCCCCTCAGACCAGGGATAGGTCAATCGTTTTTGATCACCTTTGAAATAATATTCAACGTGGCATTGACCGCAGACAAAAGATCGCATTTCCTGCCGGCTTGCATCGCGGTTGACATCGTAATCCTTAATTCCCTGAGTTGCTTTGTAAGCAGCAATACCTTCCATGAATGCCGGTCGCGTAATCCGTAGTGCCATCGTGTCGGGATCATGACAGTCGATACAGGCGACCGGATGCTTGATATGTTCTTTCGCTTCAGAGTACGGCATGGTATTCAGTTTCTCGAACCCGGCCAGTATGTCTCCGTTTCCTAATTCTTTCATCGCCACATAAGTGGAACCATGGCAATGAATACACGTCCCTGGCTGACCTACTTTCTGGCGTTCAGTATAAAGTTGGTCGGTTAACATGTAGGCGTGTCCGCGTTTCTCACGATAGTCTTTTGAGAATGCATATCCTGCCCACATCCGTTTCAACTGAGGAATCAATTCCAGTTTGCTGCGCGAAACGATGTCTCGCGGATCTTCGTCAGTTGGAACATGGGGAATGGCTTCGCTACCACCATAGGTCGTCTGTATCATGTCGGCGGTTTTGAGATAGTCATCGTACTGTAGTGGAAAATTTTTGCCCCAGACTGCGGGGTCAGATGTGTCATCATCGATTTCCACAACACGCATGATAGTCGAGCGGCCTTCCTGTTTCCGTTCAAAGATGTTTGTTAGCAGTGCTACCATCGCAAAACAGATTCCTGCAGAAAGGATAACAATCAAAAGAAGTGTGGAGAGTGTGATCTGACCAGTTTGTTTTTTCATGGTTTTTCCGCGAAAGTTAAGAAGAAAGATGAAGCATCAAATTTCGTTATTAATTATGTATCATGACCGACCGTTGAATGACATCGGATACAAGAATTTGATTCAAGTCGCTCTGAACTATCTTTGTTTAACTCACCAACAGCGAGAATGTCGATTTGATGGACAAGGTCCGCATGGCATTTTCGACAGGCCTGCTCTGTCACGCCGCGGTTATAATCTGTAATTCTCAGGTTCTCCTCGAAATCCCCTGTGGTGAAGGCTAACGAGTGAAAGAAACCATTACGTGCTTTACAGTAGTAAGCGGAAACGGCATTGTCATGCGGTGCGTGACAATCGTTGCAAGAAGCGAACTTCCCATGCGATGACTTAACCCAGGCATCGAAATGGCCTTGCATCACATGGCAGTTTGCACAAGATTTTGAATCTGCTTTGAGATAAGAGGCCCCATTGGCATAACCGAAGGTGAAAGTACCAATGCCTATTACACCGCCAATTAATGCAGCGATTACTAAATAGAGCACCGTTTTTAGTTTGAGCCTGGTAATTTGATTCATAAAAAAGTTTGAGATGGAATCTCACCTGAATGTATTTCTGAAGGGAGAGAGCAAATCAGTAGTATTGCTAGTTTTTTCTAAAATGCAAGCAAGAATTCAGTCTGCTTTGTAATGTGAAATTTTGGCAAATTAGCGGTAAATTACTCTCTTTTAATTACTGTATCTAACTCATGATACTTGTTAGTATAAGTACACTTCTTACACAGTCACGCTTCTATAAAATCAGTTCAATCTTCATTCTGGAGACTTCAACGATGAGATATCTTTGCCTGGTGGCGTTTTTGCTCTTATCACTGGCCGCAGCTCCCATTAAAACACCAAAACCAGATGAGAGCTTAGCAATCTGGCCTGACCGACCACTCTTGGAAAAGAGTGACGATGAAGTCAAATATGATAAGATTATTCGCATCACCAAAGTCAAACGGCCTGCAATCGAATTCTATAAAGCGAAAAATGCAAAACCGAATGCACCTGCCGTTGTGATTTTCCCTGGTGGTGGTTATCAGATTCTGGCCTATGATCTTGAAGGAACTGAAATTGCCGAATGGCTGAATTCGATTGGAATTCATGCCGTCATCCTCAAATACACAGTGCCCGGTAATCAACGGGATGCCGCGTTACAGGATGCACAGCGCGCTTTTGGAATCGTAAGAAGCAAAGCGCAGGAATGGAGTATCAATCCAGATCAGATTGGTGTGCTTGGTTTCTCTGCCGGTGGTCATCTGGCAGCAAATCTTTCGACCAACTATCAGAAACGCGACTATGCTCCGATTGACGCTGCCGATAAGCTAAGCTGCTGTCCTGATTTTACCATTCTGATTTACCCGGCCTATATCTATGATCAAAAAGACAAGCGTCAGATGGCTCCCGAAATCAAAGTGACTGCAAATACGCCTCCGGCGTTCATCGTACAAACTTTGGACGACCGCCGTCTGGTCGATAGTGCGTTTAATTACTGTCGCGCATTAAAAGATGATAAAGTTGATGCAGAGTTGCATCTTTATGCGAAAGGAGGGCATGGCTACGGGATGCGACCTTCCAAGAACCCTATCTCAGGCTGGCCCAAACTGTGTCAGGTCTGGTTACAGGGTGTACTTCAGAACTAATGTGATCAATAAGCTCGGGCATTTGTGTTTAAGGTCCACCAACCACTTTAAAACGACCATTGGGTTGAGCCTCTGAATTGAGGAATTCAACTCTTAAATCCATTTCACCGCGGGTCGCGCGGTCAATTTCAAACGTGATCTGGTTTCGACCGGAAGGTAGTAACAGTTGAGTCGATTCTTTTACCGGAATCAGCGTTTGATTCTGCCAGACTTTCAAACCTTTGACAGAATTGATTTTCATTTTCACATTCCCGGCTTGCGTCACATCGATCAATGCAATTGCCTGTGTCAATGGTTTCTTGAGATTCAAATCGGACGCGGGGAGAGTACCATTGACCATACTGTAGGCGGCAACAGCAGAATTTTCTAAAGATGGGAACTCTTTCAGATCATCCGAAGTCAATGGATTGTCCACCCCACGAAGACGCCAACGTCTGACCACTTGAGCGACACTGGTCGCATAAGGACCGGGTCGGCCTAACTCGGTTACGAATTTCACCAGATCTAAGAATTCTTGTCGATCTTTCAATTTATTGGCCAGTCCGAGTGGCATCAGTGAAGGCAGTTTTTTCGTGAATTCGATCTGCTCTGCGGGAATGGTGACTTGTTTTCCCTGCTGGGCCGCGTCTTTGAGGACTACTTTGTTATCATCCTTGACGACTAAAATACCGTTAATGACTCGTCCTTCATCGGTGACCACCATGATACTTTCATAGAATTCCTTGATTACTTTGGAAGGACGCAAAAAGGAATCGACGATGTAATCAGGAGGGGAACTGGATCCGATGGCCGCTAAGTCGGGCCCTAGCACAGGTCCTGCATTCGAAATACTATGACACTTCATACAGGCCAATTCCGTTCTGCGAAAAATTAGTTCTCCACGTTGCGCGTTACCCTGCTCTCTTACTTCTGCCGCCAGTTCCAGAACGTTTTCTTTGAGTAATTGTGCTTCGAGAGAATCCTGCATCACAGCTCCACCAAAGGCAGTAATCAATGCTTGATTGGTTTCACCTGTTTCAATCAGATGCTGTCTGATCTTAGCAGCAACTTGGGGATGTATTTGGGTCGAATTCAAGTGCTCTGCCAGAATGTCTGAGCCACCTTTGCGCTTCGTAAACGCAATCAGGAACCAGGCAGGATCTTGTCCGGCAGGGTCTTGGTCTAAGATACCCGGAGTCAGTTTGGCTGCCTGTTTTAAATCATGAGCCGCAAGACCATAAACTCCCAGCAAACGCTGGTTGATTGCTTTTTTCGAGTTTGCCAATGCTTTCAAGTATTTCATCGAAGCGGCATTCCCAAGCATCCCTAACGATTCCGCAGCCAATTGCTTTACTTCAGGGTTGGTGTCTGACGAATTGATATAGCGTTGCAAACGTTTGCCTTCGCGTGTCAGTTTCCAGGAACCAATCAAACGGACCACTGATTTTTGCACGGATAAACCCGGAACGACCGCCGAACGACTGAGCATGGAACCAATATTTCCTTTGGGAATCACACCCCGTTCACGGGCGGCTCGGTCCATGGCATCAAGAAGGATACTAAGTGCTTCCGGCGAAATCCCCTTGCCTCCTTGCGTTTTATATTCACGCGTGACTTCCACCAAAGTGAGCACCAAAGGCTCCAGTTGGTTCGCGTTGGCTTTTTCGGCGACAACTTTTGCGGGACCTTTCAGTAGCTCTGCATCGATGCTACCAGCGTTCAAGAGGTCAATGATCACATCAATGGATTCATTGGAAAGTAGATTTGCCAGTGCGTAGTTTTTATGTTCTGGTTTCTCAAATTTGACTTGGCCTTGTTGATGTGCCTTGAACCAATGGGGTTGTAACCCGTCGATGGTGAGCTTCAATCCGTGTTCCAGATAGCGATCCATGGGGGCATCAATGGCTTTGACAGCGATTGCAACAGACTGTGCATCGGGAATATAACCTGCTGTCAGGATTGCTTCGAGCCGTACACGTGGATGCGGATCATGAATGGCTGTTTCCAGTAATTTCAGTGGATTTTTAACATGAGGATGCCAATAACGCAGCACCCTCAACCCGGCGGCTCGGGCGCGGGCGTCTTTCGA
This window encodes:
- a CDS encoding ammonia-forming cytochrome c nitrite reductase subunit c552; this translates as MKKQTGQITLSTLLLIVILSAGICFAMVALLTNIFERKQEGRSTIMRVVEIDDDTSDPAVWGKNFPLQYDDYLKTADMIQTTYGGSEAIPHVPTDEDPRDIVSRSKLELIPQLKRMWAGYAFSKDYREKRGHAYMLTDQLYTERQKVGQPGTCIHCHGSTYVAMKELGNGDILAGFEKLNTMPYSEAKEHIKHPVACIDCHDPDTMALRITRPAFMEGIAAYKATQGIKDYDVNRDASRQEMRSFVCGQCHVEYYFKGDQKRLTYPWSEGLTVDAAYEHFEKEEFKDWVHAETGAPMLKAQHPEFELWSQGIHARAGVSCADCHMAYKRVGAMKISDHHIRSPLLNVNASCGTCHKTSDQELIARTENIQTRHRKLVEVALDALMDLIDDINKAKKNGVSEDKIKEAQQWQRKATFYVDYVEAENSSGFHAGQEAARILAESIDFSRKGQKALR
- a CDS encoding neutral/alkaline non-lysosomal ceramidase N-terminal domain-containing protein; this encodes MYRFLFCLLFVSSSNLSLFAAESAQSESMEWKAGVASARITPEKPLRMAGYAGRKEPAEGTEQDLFAKALAVEDQGGNRVVFLTLDLIGVIDQLRADVTKQVQEKFNLPPQALLMNASHTHCGPAYGRDDAKAYYDTLAQTLVKTIGQALEGLQPAKLSWSTARCSVAMNRRTPSATGYRNHPNPNGLVDHQVPVLRVDDPKGELKAVMFGYACHNTTMGFRKWLGDYAGFAQEYFEKDHPGVTALFMMGCGGDQNPYPRSELHYAHKHGRSLATAVEAALEVNQRALRHQHPLHGPLKATYETVRLEYLPEKKREPWDYPVQVIQFGNDLTIVALGTEVVVDYSLRIKQELFEPEGPAIWVAGYSNVYSGYIPSKRVLLEGGYEASRPYKPDVEERIIGKVLELDQRLKNKKAK
- a CDS encoding response regulator; translation: MTNPQKILFCGPTDDQTSALREKFSSNDYLVVTPENLAEGIQEFDQGNVSALVVPATPGTLPLALIQSGNLLEFLPHAVAILDADLRILWANHQLGELCDQQSPLIGRPFYDAFGAPEILGPDFSPFHTAFSTRSVAKSGLRVGDKSYYDVEVMPVLSDVEGGQEPSYLVASIRDISEEVLQRQKLNAIYQAGLELGDLSPEEIFEMTTEDRVELLKAKILHYTQDLLEFETVEIRILDKATNRLDVLLAVGMEQVAADRTLHAEPEGNGVTGFVAATGKSYLCEDTAHDPLYMTGAPDARSSLTVPLNLHDEVLGTFNVESPHAGAFDENDLHFLELFSREVAIALNTLELLVVEKLTTASTSTELIMRGVVDPVDEILNDTAWILERYIGHEPNVCERLQRILKDTRHIKQLIQQVGEEMAPQTPHHHNVPTMRQVNPKLLNKRILVVDSDASVRRAAHELLGRLGCEVETAHDGEEAFLMVRSFHYDVVIADIRLPDMNGYECFSQIRDIHEHLPVILMTGFGYDPTHSIVKARQLGLKCVLYKPFRLDQLVSGVEKAVSISEDMTPETSN
- the nrfH gene encoding cytochrome c nitrite reductase small subunit, translating into MNQITRLKLKTVLYLVIAALIGGVIGIGTFTFGYANGASYLKADSKSCANCHVMQGHFDAWVKSSHGKFASCNDCHAPHDNAVSAYYCKARNGFFHSLAFTTGDFEENLRITDYNRGVTEQACRKCHADLVHQIDILAVGELNKDSSERLESNSCIRCHSTVGHDT
- a CDS encoding alpha/beta hydrolase, coding for MRYLCLVAFLLLSLAAAPIKTPKPDESLAIWPDRPLLEKSDDEVKYDKIIRITKVKRPAIEFYKAKNAKPNAPAVVIFPGGGYQILAYDLEGTEIAEWLNSIGIHAVILKYTVPGNQRDAALQDAQRAFGIVRSKAQEWSINPDQIGVLGFSAGGHLAANLSTNYQKRDYAPIDAADKLSCCPDFTILIYPAYIYDQKDKRQMAPEIKVTANTPPAFIVQTLDDRRLVDSAFNYCRALKDDKVDAELHLYAKGGHGYGMRPSKNPISGWPKLCQVWLQGVLQN
- a CDS encoding diacylglycerol/lipid kinase family protein, whose protein sequence is MPTPWVAIQRNPISGTGNRASLLLELIQHLKLKGIRPRLFSNRDRMQDILNQLAVDEQPLCVVAAGGDGTVQDVINRYPHQKITILPLGTENLLARYLGIPKSGQFVADIISQGTTRNIDLCQLNDRKFVLMASIGFDAAVALELARSRKGNISHLSYLKPILKMLWSFPFEELQITTRDNAGEYETTAYHAIVVNIPAYGLNLNFAPAANDHDGLLDVILLQEKGVWNMLKYVYRIIRGTHLDSKGIQKLQTSYIRIQSAQPVPVQTDGDASGFTPAEIQVIPAAAHFIVPCSNSANDQ